In a single window of the Olivibacter sp. SDN3 genome:
- a CDS encoding Fic family protein, giving the protein MAKYIYQHKDWANFTWQDRVINAVFGEVRHLQGKIAGQMSSLGFSMQEEANLTTLTLDIVKSSEIEGEQLNYDQVRSSIARRLGLDIGGLVPTDRNVEGVVEMILDATQNYLLPLTEDRLFGWHSALFPTGRSGMYKIEVGRYRGGEMQIVSGAMGKEKVHYEAVPVELVKEEMDRFLDWFNSNLKMDPVLKAAIAHFWFIIVHPFDDGNGRIARAITDLLLARADKSPERFYSMSSQILVERKRYYEVLQKVQHSHGDITEWLEWFLYCLKNALHETEKTLSKVVYKAEFWKLHEHTSLNERQRLMLNKLLDGFDGKLKSSKWAKIAKCSPDTALRDIKDLMEKGILRLEDQGGRSTNYELVELPK; this is encoded by the coding sequence ATGGCAAAATACATCTATCAACATAAAGACTGGGCAAACTTTACCTGGCAGGACCGCGTAATCAATGCCGTGTTTGGGGAAGTTCGTCATCTCCAAGGAAAAATTGCAGGGCAGATGAGTTCTTTGGGGTTTTCTATGCAGGAAGAAGCCAATCTAACTACACTTACATTGGATATTGTGAAATCTTCTGAAATAGAAGGTGAACAGCTAAATTATGACCAAGTACGTTCTTCTATAGCAAGGCGCTTGGGTTTGGATATAGGAGGTTTAGTGCCAACCGATAGAAATGTAGAAGGTGTGGTGGAAATGATTTTGGACGCAACTCAAAATTATTTGCTACCATTGACGGAAGACAGATTGTTCGGGTGGCATTCGGCTTTGTTTCCCACAGGGCGGAGCGGAATGTATAAAATTGAAGTTGGACGTTATCGCGGAGGAGAAATGCAGATCGTTTCGGGAGCCATGGGCAAAGAAAAAGTCCATTACGAAGCAGTACCCGTTGAATTGGTCAAGGAAGAAATGGACAGATTTCTCGATTGGTTCAACAGTAACCTGAAAATGGACCCGGTACTAAAAGCGGCTATTGCTCATTTTTGGTTTATCATAGTTCATCCTTTTGATGATGGAAATGGAAGGATAGCAAGGGCAATTACAGATTTACTGCTTGCCCGCGCGGATAAGAGCCCGGAACGTTTTTATAGCATGTCCAGTCAGATACTGGTAGAACGGAAAAGGTATTACGAAGTACTCCAAAAAGTTCAACATAGCCACGGAGATATTACTGAGTGGTTAGAATGGTTTCTATATTGCCTAAAAAATGCCCTGCACGAAACTGAAAAGACATTAAGTAAAGTGGTATATAAAGCGGAGTTCTGGAAACTCCACGAGCATACATCATTAAATGAAAGACAGCGCTTGATGTTGAACAAACTATTAGATGGATTTGACGGGAAACTAAAGTCGTCGAAATGGGCTAAAATAGCCAAATGCTCACCAGATACGGCGCTAAGAGATATAAAAGACCTGATGGAAAAGGGAATTTTAAGGCTGGAAGATCAAGGTGGGCGAAGTACGAATTACGAATTGGTAGAACTACCCAAGTGA
- a CDS encoding YfbK domain-containing protein, with the protein MCYVLYKAATVGHTVTALYEIVPVGVKGNFPGHVDPLKYQDDNVTPILKGSLVSAWCSRHLIHRQF; encoded by the coding sequence TTGTGTTATGTACTCTACAAAGCAGCGACGGTTGGCCATACGGTTACGGCGCTATATGAAATTGTTCCCGTAGGAGTAAAGGGGAATTTCCCGGGTCATGTTGATCCGCTTAAATACCAGGATGACAACGTCACTCCGATTTTAAAAGGCTCTTTGGTTAGCGCTTGGTGCTCAAGGCATCTGATACACCGCCAATTTTAA